A genomic segment from Aegilops tauschii subsp. strangulata cultivar AL8/78 chromosome 1, Aet v6.0, whole genome shotgun sequence encodes:
- the LOC109742512 gene encoding rRNA biogenesis protein RRP5 isoform X1, whose amino-acid sequence MAPHGDRKKGKGADRPGKPGLGPNRKEFKNHRKEEGEKAGGAEEQEQEQQPAPHPAALFNAADDGDFPRGGRSLLSRDEMAEARTEAEVEFEKEERRGKKKRKANVSSGIDGDDDLGTLFGGATTGKLPRFANRITLKNISPSMKLWGVVIEVNQKDIIVSLPGGMRGFVRTEEVSDIALHGNSKDNEGSVCAEVVHVGQLVPCMVLQVDDDKKEGKAHKRVWLSLRLSRMYKGLSLDAIQDGMVLTAQVKSVEDHGYILYFGVSTFSGFMPKAGKETVKIESGQLIQCVVKGIDKARSIIHLSSDEDLISKSIIKDLKGLSIDHLIPGMMMSARVHSVLENGVMLSFLTYFTGTADIFNLSSSFPSGNWKDDYSKNKKVNARILFVDPSTRAVGLTLNQHLLRLNVPPINVKVGEIYDKSRVLRVDKKAGLFLEIPSPTPSPGFVSIHDVSDKDVKNVEKKFREGSLTRVRVLGVRHLEGVALGTLKDSAFEGSVFTHADVKPGMVVRAKVVTVEPFGAIVQFSSGVKALCPLPHMSELDNIVKPPKKFKAGAELLFRVLGCKSKRITVTYKKSLVKSKLEVLASYADAKIGLVTHGWITKIEKHGCFVRFYNGVQGFVSRSELGLEPGIEAESVYHVGQVVKCRIVSVVPTSRKLYVSFTMSSNRVIQADTAKVGTIVSGVVERLTPATVVVSVNGFSKGSILNEQLADHHGQAAQLKNLLKPGHEFNQLLVLDTEGQNLVLSAKHSLINTANDIPSEISQMQAGAVVHGYICNIIEAGCFVRFLGHLTGFSPKDKAVDRPIEKLSDVFCVGQSVRSHVLNVNAESARVKLSLQQSMCSSPDCSFIQGYFLLDQKIAALKYSGPSTSHDWVKYFGIGSLVKGEVGAIEEYGVILNFKDHPDVVGLIEHHQLGGSTVKVGSSVKGLVVDLSDGVVNLSLKPELVGSVSKDGKKKKRHRAAVLDLELREEVNAVVEIVKDSYVVLSVPEYNHAIGFAPLMDYNSQLLPQHHYDNGQCITVVVGSIPSSDPSGRLILLPKGSAQDSNISSSKRAKKKSDYKVGSLVEAEIIDIKPLEVILKFGVNLHGRIHITEVLEEDCSEHPFSKLKIGQKVHARIVAQAEHSAKTGRNLKWELSIKPSLLKDLEESTASEAELNHSINDIIRAYVVKVDAEWVWLTVSRKVMAHLFILDSSVEPSELKEFQQRYSVGQAVKGRIIGVNREKRLLRLKAFDNQCMLENIDDTQKTVSSIAEHTKEGDVIGGRIQRILPGVGGLVIQIGPHLHGRVHYTEIVDLWVPEPLSGIHEGQFVKCKVLAVSRQAEGSVRVDLSLRSRKLDDSTTCAPRFEKINDLCPGTEVKGYVKNVNPKGCFIMLSRMVEARIILSNLSDEYVENPQKDFSVGMLVQGRVLSAEPLSGKVEVSLRKSTGSKSQKLDDVSYSDLHVGDIVDGQVKRVESYGLFVTIKSSELVGLCHVSELSDEPVLDINACYKAGDMVKAKILKIDEDRHRVSLGLKESYFDSDLTDDENGNENDGGRVPMDISRAPQMSGGFNSTLVLPGPEPRASVPPLQVALDEYEGSDQEGDQKAHEIANGSEPNVKKSDRRLKEKARKQREIEISALEERALQKDIPQTPDEFEKLVRTSPNSSFVWIKYMAFLLDLADVEKARSVAERALRTINIREEEEKLNVWVAYFNLENEYGSPREDAVKKIFQRALQYCDPKKVHLALLGMYERTKQNELADELFDRMTKRFKTSCKIWLRRIQFSLTQGKDVEYIKSVVNRALLSLPQNKRIKFLTQTAILEFKCGVAEEGRSRFELILREYPKRTDIWSVYLDQEIRLGDTEIIRALFDRVTCLSLPPRKMKFLFKKYLRYEKAQGDEERIKHVKQKAMEFVEICRA is encoded by the exons ATGGCGCCGCACGGCGACAggaagaaggggaagggcgcgGACCGCCCGGGCAAGCCGGGGCTGGGCCCCAACCGCAAGGAGTTCAAAAACCACCGCAAGGAGGAAGGGGAGAAGGCGGGCGGCGCagaggagcaggagcaggagcagcagCCGGCGCCGCACCCGGCGGCTCTGTTCAACGCCGCCGACGACGGTGACTTCCCCAGAG GAGGGCGCAGCCTCCTGAGCAGGGACGAGATGGCCGAGGCGCGCACCGAGGCCGAGGTGGAGTTCgagaaggaggagaggagggggaagaagaagaggaaagccAACGTCTCTTCAGGAATCGACGGCGATGATGACCTCGGGACCCTCTTCGGCGGGGCTACCACTGGGAAGCTCCCACGCTTCGCCAATCGCATCACCTTGAAG AATATTTCACCAAGCATGAAGCTTTGGGGTGTTGTAATCGAAGTTAACCAAAAAGACATTATAGTGAGTCTACCTGGCGGAATGAGAGGGTTTGTTCGCACAGAGGAAGTTTCGGACATTGCTTTGCATGGAAATAGCAAG GATAATGAGGGCAGTGTATGTGCTGAAGTTGTTCATGTTGGTCAGCTGGTACCTTGTATGGTTCTGCAAGTTGATGATGATAAGAAAGAAGGAAAAGCACACAAGCGGGTTTGGTTATCATTGCGGTTGAGCCGGATGTACAAGGGTCTTTCTCTGGATGCTATCCAGGATGGAATG GTGCTCACTGCTCAAGTGAAAAGCGTCGAGGACCATGGTTACATTCTTTATTTCGGAGTATCCACATTTAGTGGATTTATGCCAAAAGCTGGCAAAG AAACTGTGAAGATTGAGAGCGGGCAACTCATACAATGTGTCGTGAAGGGGATTGATAAAGCTCGCTCTATTATTCACTTGAGTTCTGATGAAGACTTGATCTCTAAATCCATT ATTAAAGATCTGAAAGGCCTTTCCATTGATCATCTAATTCCTGGCATGATGATGAGTGCACGTGTTCATTCAGTCCTTGAAAATGGAGTTATGCTATCATTTCTTACTTACTTCACTGGAACG GCTGATATTTTTAATTTGTCGAGCTCCTTCCCTTCTGGTAATTGGAAAGATGATTACAGCAAGAATAAGAAG GTAAATGCCCGCATCTTGTTTGTTGATCCGTCAACAAGAGCAGTTGGGCTTACATTGAACCAACACTTACTTCGTCTTAATGTACCCCCTATT AATGTTAAAGTTGGAGAAATATATGACAAATCACGGGTGCTGAGGGTGGATAAAAAAGCTGGTCTTTTTCTTGAAATACCTTCTCCAACTCCATCACCTGGATTTGTTAGT ATACACGATGTATCAGACAAGGATGTGAAGAATGTGGAGAAGAAGTTTAGGGAAGGCAGCTTGACACGTGTCCGTGTACTTGGAGTGCGACATCTTGAAGGAGTTGCACTAGGCACACTAAAA GACAGTGCTTTTGAAGGTTCTGTTTTCACTCATGCTGATGTCAAACCAGGAATGGTAGTGAGAGCTAAGGTTGTTACTGTTGAGCCTTTTGGTGCAATTGTGCAGTTTTCAAGTGGTGTGAAAGCACTTTGTCCACTTCCTCACATGTCTGAGTTAGATAACATTGTAAAGCCACCGAAGAAATTTAAG GCTGGAGCTGAACTACTTTTTCGTGTTTTGGGTTGCAAATCCAAGAGAATAACAGTGACATACAAGAAGTCTCTG GTCAAATCAAAACTTGAAGTGTTGGCCTCGTATGCTGATGCCAAGATTGGTTTAGTGACTCATGGATGGATTACTAAAATAGAAAAGCATGGGTGCTTCGTGAGATTTTACAATGGAGTTCAGGGGTTTGTTAGCAG ATCTGAACTTGGACTAGAGCCAGGCATTGAAGCTGAAAGTGTTTATCATGTTGGACAAGTTGTCAAATGTAGAATTGTAAGCGTGGTCCCCACTTCAAGGAAACTATATGTTAGTTTTACAATGTCTTCTAATAG GGTCATTCAAGCTGATACTGCAAAGGTGGGTACAATTGTCTCTGGTGTTGTGGAGCGACTTACTCCTGCAACTGTTGTGGTCAGTGTCAATGGCTTCTCCAAGGGATCTATACTTAATGAACAGTTGGCAGATCATCATG GCCAAGCTGCtcagttgaagaatttgttgaAGCCTGGCCATGAGTTCAACCAGCTTTTAGTTCTTG ATACTGAAGGCCAAAATTTAGTTCTTTCCGCTAAACACTCACTTATCAACACTGCAAATGACATTCCATCAGAGATATCACAGATGCAAGCAGGAGCTGTAGTTCAT GGTTACATTTGCAACATCATCGAAGCTGGTTGTTTTGTTCGCTTTCTTGGACATCTAACTGGTTTCTCTCCCAAGGATAAA GCGGTTGACAGGCCGATAGAAAAGCTTTCTGATGTATTCTGTGTTGGCCAATCAGTTCGTAGTCATGTCCTCAAT GTGAATGCAGAATCTGCTCGAGTAAAGCTTTCACTCCAACAGTCCATGTGCTCTTCACCTGATTGTTCATTTATTCAAGGATATTTTCTTCTCGATCAGAAG ATTGCCGCATTGAAGTATTCAGGTCCTAGTACTTCTCATGATTGGGTGAAATATTTTGGCATTGGTAGCTTGGTTAAGGGTGAGGTGGGAGCAATAGAAGAATATGGTGTTATCCTTAACTTCAAAGACCATCCGGATGTTGTTGGTCTAATTGAACATCATCAGC TTGGTGGCAGTACTGTAAAAGTGGGTTCTTCTGTGAAGGGTCTTGTTGTGGATTTATCTGATGGAGTTGTAAATTTATCGCTTAAACCTGAACTAGTTGGCAGTGTCAGCAAGGATGGGAAAAAGAAG AAACGTCACAGAGCTGCGGTTTTGGACTTGGAGCTTCGGGAAGAAGTCAATGCAGTTGTGGAGATAGTCAAAGACAGCTATGTG GTTCTTTCTGTCCCTGAGTATAATCATGCAATAGGCTTTGCACCGTTGATGGATTACAACTCACAATTGCTTCCTCAACATCACTATGATAATGGGCAGTG CATTACCGTTGTCGTTGGAAGTATCCCAAGTTCTGACCCTTCTGGAAGACTTATCCTTCTCCCGAAAGGATCAGCCCAGGATTCTAATATCTCTAGTTCTAAAAGGGCTAAGAAGAAATCAGACTACAAAGTTGGGTCACTTGTTGAAGCAGAG ATTATTGATATCAAGCCGCTTGAGGTTATTTTGAAATTTGGTGTCAATCTTCATGGAAGGATTCATATTACTGAG GTCCTTGAAGAAGATTGCAGCGAGCATCCCTTTAGTAAACTCAAAATCGGGCAAAAGGTCCATGCAAGAATTGTTGCACAAGCTGAACATTCAGCAAAAACTGGCAGAAATTTGAAATGGGAACTATCTATTAAGCCATCCTTGCTTAAAG ACTTGGAAGAATCAACTGCATCTGAAGCTGAATTGAATCACTCAATTAATGACATCATACGTGCTTATGTCGTCAAGGTGGATGCGGAATGGGTCTGGTTAACTGTATCCAGAAAGGTTATGGCACATTTATTTATTCTTGATAGTTCAGTTGAGCCGAGCGAACTAAAAGAGTTCCAACAGCGTTATAGTGTCGGTCAAGCAGTGAAAGGACGCATTATTGGGGTGAACAGAGAGAAAAGGTTGTTGAGGCTGAAAGCGTTTGATAACCAATGCATGCTCGAGAATATAGATGACACACAAAAAACAGTATCTTCTATTGCTGAACACACGAAGGAAGGAGATGTCATTGGTGGACGCATCCAAAGGATTCTACCTGGTGTTGGTGGGCTTGTCATCCAGATTGGACCTCATCTTCATGGAAGAGTTCATTATACTGAAATTGTTGATTTGTGGGTACCTGAACCCCTATCTGGGATCCATGAAGGTCAATTTGTAAAGTGCAAGGTCCTGGCTGTAAGCCGCCAAGCTGAAGGATCTGTCCGAGTTGACCTATCACTTCGCTCAAGAAAACTTGATGATTC GACAACTTGCGCTCCCCGGTTTGAGAAGATCAACGATCTGTGCCCTGGTACAGAGGTTAAG GGTTATGTGAAGAATGTGAATCCCAAAGGGTGTTTCATCATGCTTTCTCGAATGGTTGAGGCTAGGATTATTTTGTCAAATCTGTCAGATGAGTATGTCGAAAATCCTCAGAAGGATTTCTCAGTTGGAATGCTTGTACAGGGAAG GGTATTGTCTGCGGAACCACTATCAGGGAAAGTTGAGGTATCACTTAGGAAGAGCACTGGTAGCAAATCACAGAAGTTGGATGATGTTAGCTACAGTGACCTGCATGTTGGGGACATCGTTGATGGTCAAGTTAAACGGGTTGAATCCTATGGATTATTTGTGACAATCAAGAGCAGTGAACTG GTGGGCTTGTGTCATGTATCAGAACTTTCTGATGAACCAGTTCTTGATATCAACGCTTGCTACAAAGCTGGCGATATGGTTAAAGCTAAAATTTTGAAG ATTGACGAGGATCGACACCGAGTATCCCTTGGCCTTAAGGAATCTTACTTTGACTCTGATCTGACTGATGATGAAAATGGCAACGAGAATGATGGTGGAAGGGTTCCCATGGACATCAGCCGTGCCCCTCAGATGTCTGGAGGTTTTAACAGCACTTTAGTTCTTCCTGGACCTGAACCCAGGGCTTCTGTTCCCCCACTTCAGGTCGCCTTGGACGAATACGAAGGTTCTGACCAAGAGGGTGATCAGAAAGCTCATGAAATTGCTAATGGAAGTGAACCAAATGTAAAAAAGAGCGATAGACGGTTAAAGGAGAAGGCGAGAAAACAAAG GGAAATAGAAATCAGTGCCTTGGAGGAAAGGGCTTTACAGAAAGATATACCACAGACTCCAGATGAATTCGAAAAGTTGGTGAGGACCTCTCCAAATAGTAGCTTCGTCTGGATAAAGTATATGGCATTTTTGTTAGACCTTGCGGATGTCGAGAAAGCACGTTCAGTAGCTGAAAG GGCTTTGAGAACAATAAACAttagagaggaggaggagaaactCAATGTATGGGTAGCATACTTCAACCTTGAAAATGAGTACGGGAGTCCACGGGAG GATGCTGTCAAGAAGATATTCCAAAGAGCCCTGCAGTATTGTGATCCCAAAAAGGTGCACTTGGCTCTTCTTGGAATGTACGAGAGGACTAAACAGAATGAACTGGCAGATGAACTTTTCGATAGAATGACCAAAAGATTCAAAACTTCGTGCAAG ATCTGGTTGCGCCGCATTCAGTTCTCTCTCACTCAAGGCAAGGATGTTGAATACATCAAATCTGTCGTAAACCGTGCGCTTCTTAGTCTGCCGCAAAACAAGCGTATAAAGTTTCTCACGCAGACTGCTATCCTGGAGTTCAAGTGTGGGGTGGCTGAGGAAGGGAGATCCAGATTTGAGCTGATCCTAAGGGAGTATCCGAAAAGAACAGATATTTGGAGTGTTTACCTAGACCAG GAAATTCGACTTGGTGACACGGAAATTATACGGGCATTATTTGATAGGGTGACATGCCTTAGTCTTCCTCCAAGAAAGATGAAG TTCTTGTTCAAGAAATACCTGCGATATGAGAAGGCTCAGGGCGATGAAGAAAGAATCAAGCATGTGAAGCAGAAGGCAATGGAGTTCGTTGAGATTTGTAGAGCCTGA